A single region of the Pseudomonas mandelii genome encodes:
- a CDS encoding J domain-containing protein: MDCWSVLELPEDADARTLKRSYARLLKTFRPDEDPEGFQRLREAYEQALGVAQWRAEYAAEEHEVATVDIVEKPNHTDLQAGSDVLGVRPLSLQNPPPLRPLSLESPPPLRSLNLAPSTPQPLHEPVAAPDELAARALLDGLSEQNLSERWAQAQQQHCAKAFEQRLLALCFDHPGLRNSIAAWAVQHLDWLAPWQNVEMTDWQRDALASGLLQDYRQALQELLETGKEREFLTQLKSYTVQPWLQVFDRRQEWQRILLQLFNDTEWSLPLFDRVGQVFGWDDKKGIHPEPTSLWQALIERCNQESFYASLQAKAQDNRTWAADVQAAHLLMNPMQPGQQKKMIDGFGQNEWQACHDLAQTLKWRYPQLRLRLPHADVFHWRRFLPRPIADETWVRVWAGIALALFLFYFPTEYKSKGFSISIPMIFIPLAFACVPVWFFRFAMSWWVPIISHVVVQDLWLTEGLVPRHWNPDTRWLVMRHGVPQAVLTLLFGLLLGWPGMATYVGFMLIGLLHKRRIGQLDPELAARRPWLTALHWAHFSPLQLVFLLVMVGVIFVCRMYFPEYHLTHLMFR; this comes from the coding sequence ATGGATTGCTGGTCTGTGCTGGAACTGCCCGAAGACGCTGATGCGCGCACCCTCAAGCGAAGCTATGCAAGGCTGCTGAAAACCTTCCGGCCCGATGAAGATCCCGAAGGCTTTCAGCGCTTGCGTGAAGCCTATGAGCAGGCGCTGGGTGTTGCGCAATGGCGAGCCGAATACGCCGCCGAAGAACATGAAGTCGCAACGGTCGACATTGTCGAGAAGCCCAATCACACCGACCTCCAGGCAGGGTCCGATGTGCTCGGCGTGCGTCCGTTGAGCCTTCAAAATCCGCCTCCACTTCGGCCCTTGAGCCTTGAAAGTCCGCCCCCTCTGCGCTCGCTGAACCTTGCACCGTCCACCCCCCAGCCCCTTCACGAACCGGTTGCAGCGCCGGACGAACTCGCGGCGCGCGCCTTGCTCGACGGACTCTCCGAGCAGAATCTGTCCGAGCGCTGGGCCCAAGCGCAACAACAGCACTGCGCCAAGGCGTTTGAGCAGCGATTGCTGGCGTTGTGCTTCGATCATCCGGGCTTGCGCAATTCGATTGCCGCCTGGGCGGTCCAGCACCTCGATTGGCTCGCGCCCTGGCAAAACGTCGAAATGACCGATTGGCAGCGAGACGCTCTCGCCAGCGGCTTGCTGCAGGATTATCGGCAGGCATTGCAGGAGTTGCTCGAAACCGGCAAGGAGCGGGAATTCCTGACACAGCTCAAAAGTTACACCGTGCAACCCTGGCTGCAGGTGTTCGATCGACGTCAGGAGTGGCAGCGGATCCTCCTGCAATTGTTCAACGACACCGAATGGAGCCTGCCACTGTTCGATCGCGTCGGTCAGGTGTTTGGCTGGGACGATAAAAAAGGCATTCATCCTGAACCGACGTCGCTCTGGCAGGCACTGATTGAGCGCTGCAATCAGGAAAGCTTCTACGCAAGCCTGCAGGCCAAGGCCCAAGACAACCGGACCTGGGCCGCTGACGTTCAAGCCGCGCACTTGCTGATGAATCCGATGCAGCCTGGCCAACAGAAGAAAATGATCGACGGCTTTGGCCAAAACGAATGGCAGGCCTGTCATGACCTTGCGCAAACCCTCAAGTGGCGTTACCCGCAATTGCGCTTACGGTTGCCCCACGCCGATGTTTTTCACTGGCGACGTTTCCTGCCGCGCCCCATCGCCGACGAAACCTGGGTGCGTGTCTGGGCGGGCATCGCACTGGCGCTGTTTTTGTTTTATTTCCCGACCGAATACAAATCCAAAGGCTTCAGCATCAGCATCCCAATGATATTTATCCCGTTGGCATTCGCCTGCGTGCCGGTCTGGTTCTTCCGTTTCGCCATGAGTTGGTGGGTGCCGATCATCTCGCATGTCGTTGTCCAGGACCTGTGGCTGACCGAAGGCCTGGTCCCCCGCCACTGGAACCCGGATACCCGTTGGTTGGTGATGCGACACGGTGTTCCGCAAGCCGTCCTCACGTTGCTGTTCGGGCTTCTGTTGGGTTGGCCGGGCATGGCGACTTATGTCGGTTTCATGCTGATCGGTCTCTTGCACAAACGCCGTATCGGTCAGCTCGATCCTGAACTGGCCGCTCGGCGTCCCTGGCTGACGGCGCTGCATTGGGCGCACTTCAGTCCGTTGCAGTTGGTGTTTTTGCTGGTGATGGTCGGCGTCATCTTCGTGTGTCGGATGTATTTCCCGGAATATCACCTGACTCATTTGATGTTCAGGTGA
- a CDS encoding molecular chaperone HscC gives MIVGIDLGTTNSLVAVWRGESSELVPNALGQFLTPSVVGLDDQGRVLVGQAARERLHTHPRQTASLFKRHMGSATEVRLGDRSFRPEELSALVLKSLKEDVERAFGETVHEAVISVPAYFSDAQRKATRIAGELAGLKVEKLINEPTAAALAYGLHQRDKETSFLVFDLGGGTFDVSILELFDGVMEVRASAGDNFLGGEDFDSVLLEHFLEHHRNTDNFPDRNSIIQPLRREAERVRKALGQDSSAEFSLRVDGQQWTQTITQAQLATLYTPLLERLRTPIERALRDARIRVSDLDEILLVGGTTRMPLVRKLAAGLFGRFPSISLDPDEVVAHGAAIQAALKARSAALEEVVLTDVCSYTLGIETSTQIGQQYESGHYLPIIERNSIVPVSRVKTVYTLQDNQEHVLLKIFQGESRLVKDNVALGELDIKVPKRKAGEVALDVRFTYDNNGLLEAQVVIPLTGDKHSLVIENNPGVLTPEEIQQRLEGLALLKIHPRDQQVNTVLTARLERLYQESLGQTREQIAHWAKQFQHVLDSQDERRIREARSELTQQLGTLDNGLWH, from the coding sequence ATGATCGTAGGGATTGACCTGGGAACCACCAACAGCCTCGTTGCCGTCTGGCGCGGGGAGTCCAGCGAGTTGGTGCCCAATGCACTCGGCCAGTTCCTCACTCCCAGCGTGGTGGGTCTCGATGATCAGGGCCGGGTTCTGGTCGGCCAGGCTGCCCGCGAGCGTTTGCACACTCACCCGCGCCAGACCGCTTCGCTGTTCAAGCGGCACATGGGCAGCGCTACGGAAGTGCGTCTGGGAGACCGGTCATTCCGTCCCGAGGAGCTTTCGGCGCTGGTGCTCAAGAGCCTGAAGGAAGACGTCGAGCGGGCCTTCGGCGAAACCGTGCATGAAGCGGTGATCAGCGTGCCGGCCTACTTCAGCGATGCCCAGCGCAAGGCCACGCGCATTGCCGGTGAGCTGGCGGGTCTGAAGGTTGAAAAACTGATCAACGAGCCAACCGCTGCGGCGCTGGCGTATGGGCTGCATCAACGGGACAAGGAAACTTCGTTCCTGGTGTTCGACCTCGGCGGCGGCACCTTCGACGTGTCGATCCTGGAGCTCTTCGACGGGGTCATGGAAGTGCGCGCCAGCGCGGGCGACAACTTCCTGGGTGGTGAAGATTTCGACAGCGTGCTGCTTGAGCATTTCCTTGAGCACCATCGCAACACCGACAACTTTCCTGACCGCAACAGCATCATCCAGCCTTTGCGTCGCGAGGCCGAGCGCGTGCGCAAAGCCCTGGGCCAGGACAGCAGCGCCGAATTCAGCCTGCGGGTCGACGGCCAGCAATGGACGCAAACCATCACCCAAGCGCAATTGGCCACGCTCTACACGCCGCTGCTCGAACGCCTGCGCACACCGATCGAGCGGGCCCTGAGAGACGCGCGGATTCGGGTCAGTGATCTCGACGAAATCCTGCTGGTAGGCGGTACGACGCGCATGCCGCTGGTGCGCAAACTGGCGGCCGGCCTGTTTGGGCGTTTCCCTTCGATCAGTCTCGATCCGGACGAAGTCGTGGCCCACGGTGCGGCGATCCAGGCTGCCTTGAAAGCACGCTCCGCCGCGCTGGAAGAAGTGGTGCTGACCGACGTCTGTTCTTACACATTGGGCATCGAGACTTCGACCCAAATCGGCCAGCAGTACGAAAGCGGGCATTACTTGCCGATCATCGAGCGCAACAGCATCGTGCCGGTGAGCCGGGTCAAGACGGTGTACACATTGCAAGATAACCAAGAGCACGTGCTGCTGAAGATCTTTCAGGGCGAAAGCCGTCTGGTCAAAGACAACGTGGCATTGGGCGAACTGGACATCAAAGTGCCGAAACGCAAGGCCGGCGAAGTCGCCCTCGACGTGCGTTTCACCTACGACAACAACGGTTTGCTCGAAGCCCAGGTGGTCATCCCCCTGACGGGCGACAAGCATTCGCTGGTCATCGAAAACAACCCCGGCGTGCTCACACCCGAAGAGATTCAGCAACGCCTGGAGGGCCTGGCGCTGTTGAAGATTCATCCGCGCGATCAGCAGGTCAATACGGTGTTGACCGCACGTCTTGAGCGTCTCTATCAGGAAAGTCTGGGGCAGACGCGTGAACAGATTGCTCATTGGGCCAAACAGTTTCAGCACGTGCTTGATTCGCAGGATGAACGGCGGATCCGTGAAGCGCGCAGTGAACTGACCCAGCAACTGGGCACGCTGGACAACGGTCTCTGGCACTAA
- a CDS encoding nucleotidyltransferase family protein codes for MKPSTALDLKRAAVREVVGRFRTSNPRVFGSALLGTDKEGSDLDLLVDALPGATLFDLGGLQVELEDLLGVSVDLLTPGDLPLKFRQQVLEQARPV; via the coding sequence ATGAAACCTTCTACTGCACTGGATCTAAAACGAGCAGCCGTCCGCGAGGTCGTCGGTCGATTTCGTACGTCCAACCCTCGTGTATTTGGTTCCGCGTTACTCGGGACAGATAAAGAAGGGAGTGACCTTGATTTACTGGTGGACGCTCTCCCAGGGGCCACGCTTTTCGATCTCGGAGGGCTTCAAGTCGAGCTCGAAGATTTGCTGGGGGTCAGTGTTGATCTGCTGACGCCGGGAGATCTTCCGTTGAAGTTTCGTCAGCAGGTACTCGAACAGGCTCGTCCCGTATGA
- a CDS encoding HepT-like ribonuclease domain-containing protein, whose protein sequence is MTVNRLADYLDHMRQAASDALIFVEGLSKEEFSEDKRTQQAVIMSLIIIGEAATKVMDGYADFASENSQVPWRSMRGMRNRIAHGYFDINLEVVWDTVQTALPELLKVLPSDQI, encoded by the coding sequence ATGACTGTTAACCGTCTCGCAGATTACCTTGACCATATGCGGCAAGCCGCAAGCGATGCGCTGATTTTTGTCGAAGGCTTGAGTAAAGAAGAGTTTTCCGAAGACAAACGTACCCAGCAAGCTGTGATCATGAGCCTCATCATTATTGGTGAAGCAGCCACCAAAGTAATGGATGGCTATGCGGATTTTGCGAGCGAAAATTCACAAGTGCCATGGCGCAGCATGCGAGGTATGCGCAACCGCATTGCTCACGGCTATTTCGATATCAATCTCGAAGTGGTGTGGGATACCGTTCAGACGGCCTTGCCTGAGTTGTTGAAGGTTTTACCCTCCGATCAAATCTGA
- a CDS encoding short-chain fatty acid transporter, whose translation MAADIEDTRSARFALRCSSFAERWFPDSWVFAALAVIIVAVATLFMGAKPTDAAMAFGDGFWSLIPFTMQMAFVVIGGYVVASSPPAVKLIDRLARIPKNGRSAVAWVALISMVASLLNWGLSLVFGGLLVRALARRTDLKMDYRAAGAAAYLGLGAVWALGLSSSAAQLQANPASLPPSILSITGVIPFTQTIFLWQSGVMLLALIVISLIIAYATAPGPKTARDAEACGIDPSFNLPPLQPRTRPGEWLEHSPLLTILLVLLAAGWLFHEFSTKPAISAISGLNTYNFLFIMLGALLHWRPRSFLDAVSRAVPTTTGVLIQFPLYGSIAALMTTVKGTDAQTLAHHISTFFVSIASHDTYALLMGVYSAILGFFIPSGGGKWIIEAPYVMQVATDLNYHLGWAVQIYNAAEALPNLINPFYMLPLLGVLGLKARDLIGFSFVQLLVHTPLVLFLLWALGTTLTYTPPVMP comes from the coding sequence GTGGCCGCTGATATCGAAGATACCCGCTCCGCCCGCTTTGCCCTGCGCTGTTCAAGTTTTGCCGAACGCTGGTTCCCCGACTCGTGGGTGTTTGCCGCGCTGGCGGTGATCATCGTGGCCGTGGCGACCCTGTTCATGGGCGCCAAACCCACTGACGCGGCCATGGCTTTCGGTGATGGGTTCTGGAGCCTGATCCCGTTCACCATGCAGATGGCGTTCGTGGTCATCGGCGGTTATGTGGTCGCCAGCTCCCCGCCCGCAGTAAAACTCATCGACCGCCTGGCCCGGATCCCGAAAAACGGCCGCTCGGCCGTGGCCTGGGTCGCGTTGATTTCCATGGTGGCGTCGCTGCTGAACTGGGGCCTGTCGCTGGTGTTCGGCGGTCTGCTGGTGCGCGCCCTCGCTCGCCGCACCGACCTGAAAATGGATTACCGCGCCGCCGGTGCTGCCGCGTATCTGGGCCTTGGCGCCGTGTGGGCCTTGGGCCTGTCGTCGTCCGCCGCGCAATTACAGGCCAACCCGGCCAGCCTGCCACCCTCGATTCTGTCGATCACCGGCGTCATTCCGTTCACCCAGACCATTTTTCTCTGGCAGTCCGGCGTCATGCTGCTGGCACTGATCGTGATTTCGCTGATCATCGCCTACGCCACCGCGCCGGGGCCGAAAACAGCCCGCGACGCCGAAGCCTGCGGCATCGACCCGAGCTTCAACCTGCCACCGCTGCAACCGCGCACCCGCCCCGGCGAATGGCTGGAGCACAGCCCGTTGCTGACGATTTTGCTGGTGCTGCTGGCAGCGGGGTGGTTGTTCCACGAGTTTTCGACTAAACCGGCGATCAGCGCGATCTCGGGCCTGAACACTTACAACTTCCTGTTCATCATGCTCGGCGCGCTGCTGCACTGGCGCCCGCGCAGCTTCCTCGATGCCGTATCCCGAGCGGTGCCGACCACCACCGGCGTGCTAATCCAGTTTCCGCTCTACGGCTCGATCGCTGCGCTGATGACCACGGTCAAAGGTACTGACGCGCAGACCCTGGCCCACCACATCTCGACCTTCTTCGTCAGCATTGCGTCCCACGACACTTATGCGCTGCTGATGGGCGTTTACTCGGCGATTCTCGGTTTCTTCATTCCATCCGGCGGCGGCAAATGGATCATCGAAGCGCCTTATGTCATGCAGGTGGCCACCGACCTGAATTACCACCTGGGTTGGGCCGTGCAAATCTACAACGCGGCTGAAGCCCTGCCGAACCTGATCAACCCGTTCTACATGCTGCCGCTGCTGGGCGTGCTTGGGTTGAAGGCGCGGGACTTGATTGGCTTCTCGTTCGTGCAATTGCTGGTGCACACGCCGCTGGTGCTGTTTTTGCTGTGGGCGCTGGGGACGACGCTGACGTATACGCCGCCGGTGATGCCGTAA
- a CDS encoding MFS transporter, whose protein sequence is MTANTDSRPTPFSRSDYKTLGLAALGGALEIYDFIIFVFFALTLSQLFFPPEMPEWLRLLQSFGIFVTGYLARPLGGILMAHFADRLGRKKVFSLSILMMALPCLLIGIMPTYAQIGYFAPLLLLVLRVLQGAAVGGEVPSAWVFVAEHAPAGHRGYALGFLQAGLTFGYLIGALTATFLAQAFTPTEILDYAWRYPFLLGGVFGVIGVWLRRWLSETPVFMAMQAKREAAVELPLRTVLREHRLAILPAMLLTCVLTSAVVVFVVITPTMMQKTFGMTASHTFALSALGIVFLNIGCVLAGLLVDRIGAWRTVMLYSLLLPLGIGVLYTCLITGGQWIGLAYAIAGLSCGVVGAVPSVMISLFPARIRVSGISFTYNIAYAAWASVTPLLLIGLMPWSPWICVIFSAVMGAVGVSSAAYFGTRMPRVEHCPAAGTA, encoded by the coding sequence ATGACTGCCAATACCGATTCGCGCCCGACGCCGTTCAGCCGCTCGGACTACAAGACCCTTGGCCTGGCGGCCCTTGGCGGCGCCCTGGAAATCTACGATTTCATCATTTTCGTCTTTTTCGCGCTGACCCTCAGCCAGCTGTTTTTCCCACCGGAAATGCCCGAGTGGCTGCGCTTGCTGCAAAGCTTCGGGATTTTCGTGACGGGTTATCTGGCGCGCCCATTGGGCGGCATTCTGATGGCGCATTTCGCCGACCGGCTGGGGCGCAAGAAGGTCTTCAGCCTGAGCATCCTGATGATGGCGCTGCCGTGCCTGCTGATCGGCATCATGCCGACCTACGCCCAGATCGGCTATTTCGCACCGCTGCTGCTGTTGGTCCTGCGGGTCCTGCAGGGCGCTGCGGTCGGCGGTGAAGTGCCGAGCGCCTGGGTGTTCGTCGCCGAGCACGCGCCGGCCGGGCATCGCGGTTATGCCCTGGGCTTCTTGCAAGCCGGGCTGACCTTTGGCTACCTGATCGGCGCCCTGACCGCGACCTTTCTGGCGCAGGCGTTCACCCCGACGGAAATCCTCGATTACGCCTGGCGTTACCCGTTCCTGCTGGGCGGCGTGTTTGGGGTGATTGGCGTCTGGCTACGCCGCTGGCTCAGCGAAACCCCGGTGTTCATGGCCATGCAGGCCAAGCGCGAGGCCGCTGTCGAACTGCCGCTGCGCACGGTCTTGCGCGAACATCGCCTGGCGATATTGCCAGCGATGCTCCTCACCTGCGTACTGACGTCGGCGGTGGTGGTGTTCGTGGTCATCACCCCGACCATGATGCAGAAAACCTTCGGCATGACCGCCAGCCACACGTTCGCCTTGAGTGCCTTGGGCATTGTGTTCCTGAACATCGGCTGTGTACTCGCCGGGCTGCTCGTCGATCGCATCGGCGCCTGGCGCACGGTCATGCTCTATAGCCTGCTGCTGCCGCTGGGCATCGGCGTGCTTTATACGTGCCTGATCACCGGGGGCCAATGGATCGGCTTGGCCTACGCGATTGCCGGACTCAGTTGTGGGGTCGTCGGCGCGGTGCCGTCGGTGATGATCAGCCTGTTTCCCGCGCGAATTCGCGTCTCGGGGATTTCCTTCACCTACAACATTGCCTACGCAGCGTGGGCGAGTGTCACACCGTTGTTGCTGATCGGTCTGATGCCGTGGAGTCCGTGGATTTGCGTGATCTTCAGCGCGG